The nucleotide sequence atatatatataatgtgaatTAGTCAAATCAAGGTTTTAAACTTTGCATAATTTATTGTGAATGAAATCTATGTTTTGCTACTAAATTCACTACTACTAAAATTTGTTACTAAAATGTCACTATTGTCAATATTAATAAAGGAAACACTACCTGGATTGTGCTGGGAAATGTTctgatgttttaatgttttaatggttttaataACAATGGTGCTAGAAAGCGAGTCAAATTAAACCCATTCACCATGCAGCAAACACCTTGTGACTTGTGTCTTTACTACAGATACAGTAACTTACTAGTGTGTTAATACAACACTGTGATTTCAGCATTACTTTACAGAGGCATGACATTTTAACCTTTTGAGATAGAAATCACATCATTCAGTTCAAACATCTAACATGGGGTGTTAGTAATTGGAAATGGttgctggtccatttttggctttgtagacaAGCATCAGTGAATTGGACAACTACCAGAAACCAGTGGATGGAGCTTAGCAATGTGGTGACAAAGcagatagaatagaatatttgACAAAGCAGAAGATAAattattttgttagaaaatattttttatttatccccATACATAGTGTAAGACAtacatgtggtagcttagtggttaaggtgttggactactgagcagaaggttgtgagtttcactcccaggtccaccatgctgccactgctgggcccttgagcaaagcccttaactctcagttgtgtaaaatgtaaGTTACATTTTTATAGTACTTAGTACAGGATTTTAGGATAATTAATTCACAACTTTATAATCTGATCTACTACTTGTtaaatatctttattatttaagtaaaggttttacacttttttttcattttacattgTTCTGTGTTACATTTGAattttgtactttttaaaaGTGTTGCCAGGTTTCATTAAATCAGGTCTGTAATGGTCATTAAATCAAAGATGAATCACAATCACTTCAGcatgatctgatctgatcatgattaaaaattacattccatatttatttgctttaatatAGCTATTGACACTGATCTAAAATTAaaaccagtgacaggtgaagtgaataacattgattatctcgttacagtggcacctgtcatGTAGTgggatatatttatttttgtcatatatATTAAAAGGGCCAAATAATGATGGCTTGATGACTTGATCAAAGCATCTACAAGCATCTGAGGATCACGAGTGCTCAACATTCATTGATACCTGTGGGGAGTGAAGGATAACCCATCGGGTacaatcccacagaagagctactatTCCTCAAATTgttgaaaaagttaatgctggctttaatagaaagctgtcagaacaCAGAGTACATCACAGTCTGTGCATGGGGCTGTGTAGCAGCAGACTGGTCACATTGTCCATGCTAATCCATGTCCATTACTGAAAGCACCTACAATGgtcacgtgagcatcagaactggaccatggagcaatataagaaggtggcctggtctgatgaataacattttcttttctatcatgTGGACAACCATGTGTGcctgatgctctgggcaatgttctgctgggaaagctTGTGTCCTGGCATCATGTGGATGTTAATTTGACACTCACCACCTTCCTAAACATTGTTGTAGACCATGTACACGCCTTCATAGCAACAGTATTCTCTAATAGCTGTGGACTCCTTCAGCAggataattatattatattagatttAACTTCTAGATTCATTGTGCcgagtacatgtacagagccaatgaaatgcagttagcatccaaCCTGAAGTGCATAAGtggcatatttacaataaattacaataaaatagttatacagctatggGGGGGATATGTACAGAAAAATTGATGTCTACTGTAGAGGTATAGTAGGAATTATAAataggtataaaaaaaaaaatctatatatgtatgtacagtcAATGTATAGTAATGAAGATATGTTCATAAAGAGGTTTTCTAATAAACCCCGTCATTTCACCTTTCTATCTGCAGATGGGAGAATTTAGCACAGATAGaggatttctttctttatttaagtaagaataaaaacaattctaaataaaatatgaatctgagtgtgtttgtgtttgatgaaGTTTTAAGGAGAAACAGAGATTTGTTTGGTTTTATCTACACAGACATCAGCAGCTGAACTTTACTCATTTACACTTTAATCAAATCAGTAAAATGTATAAGTGTAAATGATCTTTTATTAATATGTGATTTGTAATGACAAAGTTACACAATCATAATGTCATAGAATCAAACATAACAGACTGTAGGATTACAAATAAAACCAGGAATTTAAAttatctgtacacacacaaatacagcacTTTAAAGAgaatatatatttctaaaatgaatccgaaaatgtaaaatatttctttttatactcAACATTTAATAGATGATTAAATTTATGAGGTGAAAATTCATTCAGTGTTAAATACAGGagagatgatcagtggtgctgaATTCATACCTCCATAATTATACCAAGGACTGAATAAAGGATAGAGTTTCTCAGTGAAAGACTGACCAGTGAAAGAGTAGATATGAGATCTGGACTTCACATCATAAAAGGAGACCAGACCctcctcataatccacaaacacccccaccacctccaccttctctctctctgtgagggGCATATCAGGACGAGCATTAGCCACATACTGATTATGACTCCTCAGATCCACAGTCCAGAATCCATCCTGAAGATCCCGTGTAAACCACGACTCCTTCCTGTTAATGTTCTCTCTCACAACTCCTAATATCCAGTTAGTTTTCTCTCTGACCTGCACCTCATAATAAAATCTCCCTGAAG is from Hemibagrus wyckioides isolate EC202008001 linkage group LG07, SWU_Hwy_1.0, whole genome shotgun sequence and encodes:
- the LOC131355809 gene encoding E3 ubiquitin-protein ligase TRIM39-like translates to MAEASSPQPIKGRRKSMETPGSFSTELKRIQQYAVDVTLDPDTANPELILSADGKQVTHGDTPQDLPDTPQRFNDFLCVLGKQSFSSGRFYYEVQVREKTNWILGVVRENINRKESWFTRDLQDGFWTVDLRSHNQYVANARPDMPLTEREKVEVVGVFVDYEEGLVSFYDVKSRSHIYSFTGQSFTEKLYPLFSPWYNYGGMNSAPLIISPVFNTE